A single genomic interval of Pyrobaculum arsenaticum DSM 13514 harbors:
- a CDS encoding ABC transporter permease subunit — translation MAVALLLTVAVAYAIGYAMFRSRRVETFMLPLLDVLQSVPILGFFPLALYFFIALLPAAGAELAAIFLIFTSMAWNIIFSVYQSFKTLPRELLDMSRVYLNERLALAHVFIPAALRGVYYNIPISWANAFFFITASEVITLGTEIKLFGIGSLVVKWFDEGDVSSALVGIAVGIAANVVLYLTLWRRLMSQVPQPPDKLAEAAGPWLKYGGYFLAAFAIILLGFVLYTALGSTNAVLAISRLPGSFVEALAAAPFTLVRVLATLAISALVALLTLHAVVRAPRLEAGVLLGVLLISSVPAVFLYPLLGALVRGEALSVTLLLPGAVVYTVLNAVAAWRDVPQDLVKAYQIRGRLYLTQVLIPASMPYLITGLLTAWGGAWNASIVAEPLANVHGLGGLTTQAADRGDISLLVATVATMTLIVVAVNRVVWRRLYEEAAKWR, via the coding sequence ATGGCTGTGGCTCTCTTATTGACTGTGGCTGTGGCATACGCCATTGGCTACGCCATGTTCCGATCGAGGCGCGTCGAGACCTTTATGCTTCCCCTTCTCGATGTTTTGCAGTCTGTGCCGATACTGGGCTTCTTCCCTCTAGCGCTTTACTTCTTTATAGCGCTCCTCCCCGCGGCGGGTGCGGAGCTTGCAGCCATCTTCCTCATCTTCACGTCGATGGCTTGGAATATAATCTTCAGCGTGTACCAGAGCTTCAAGACGTTGCCAAGGGAGTTGCTCGACATGTCCCGGGTATACCTCAACGAGCGGCTTGCGCTGGCCCATGTCTTCATACCGGCGGCTCTACGGGGGGTGTACTACAACATACCCATATCGTGGGCGAATGCCTTCTTTTTCATAACGGCGTCCGAGGTCATAACACTGGGCACAGAGATTAAGCTGTTCGGCATTGGGAGCCTAGTGGTGAAGTGGTTTGACGAAGGGGATGTATCATCCGCTCTTGTGGGTATAGCGGTGGGCATTGCGGCCAACGTCGTTCTCTACCTGACGCTGTGGAGGAGGCTCATGAGCCAAGTGCCGCAACCGCCGGACAAGCTGGCCGAGGCCGCGGGCCCGTGGCTTAAATACGGCGGCTACTTCCTCGCGGCATTTGCCATAATCTTGCTCGGGTTCGTCCTATATACGGCGCTCGGGAGCACCAACGCTGTTTTGGCAATTTCTAGGCTACCTGGGAGCTTCGTAGAGGCTTTGGCCGCGGCGCCTTTTACACTTGTGAGGGTATTGGCGACGTTGGCCATAAGCGCGTTGGTGGCTCTTCTTACGTTACACGCCGTGGTTAGGGCCCCGCGTTTGGAGGCAGGGGTTCTTCTCGGCGTGTTGCTGATCTCATCGGTGCCCGCTGTGTTTTTATACCCGCTACTCGGCGCATTAGTGAGGGGGGAGGCTCTGTCCGTGACGTTGCTGTTGCCAGGCGCTGTGGTCTATACCGTGCTGAACGCCGTGGCTGCTTGGCGAGATGTGCCTCAAGACCTGGTTAAGGCCTATCAAATCCGCGGCAGGCTCTACTTAACCCAGGTGCTGATACCGGCATCGATGCCGTATCTGATAACAGGGCTACTCACCGCCTGGGGCGGCGCGTGGAACGCCTCAATTGTGGCTGAGCCTCTTGCCAACGTCCACGGTCTGGGGGGCTTAACGACACAAGCCGCCGACCGCGGCGACATTTCTCTCCTAGTGGCCACAGTAGCGACTATGACCCTAATCGTAGTGGCCGTGAATAGGGTGGTGTGGAGAAGGCTATACGAAGAGGCGGCAAAATGGCGCTGA
- a CDS encoding translation initiation factor aIF-1A — protein sequence MSEFRVPGEGEILGKVVEMLGDGRFKVVCADGQIRVARLPGRLRRRLWLKAGDYVIVALWDFDKEKGDIVHKYEKRDLEELKRRGFAEAIESLESYI from the coding sequence ATGTCCGAGTTCAGAGTTCCGGGGGAGGGTGAAATTCTAGGGAAGGTGGTGGAGATGCTGGGGGATGGCAGGTTTAAGGTCGTCTGCGCTGACGGCCAGATAAGAGTGGCGAGGCTTCCGGGCAGGCTGAGGAGGAGGCTATGGCTAAAGGCGGGGGATTACGTAATAGTTGCCCTCTGGGATTTCGACAAGGAGAAGGGGGACATTGTTCACAAATACGAAAAGCGTGACTTAGAGGAGCTGAAGAGGCGGGGCTTTGCCGAGGCGATAGAGAGCCTAGAGTCCTACATATAG
- a CDS encoding AAA-associated domain-containing protein, whose product MRFPPVGVDQVLGLLKVVHNMGGRVDAMFVNDAVDVDLGDLSHVIDAAEMLGLLKAGGGDVELTEEGRAAVEMPLREFQKYLKKKLPSVEPFSSLVKLVTSKERVELEELVSYLQGLGYDERGARRILNWAVFAQLVEIDDGEWVIPA is encoded by the coding sequence GTGAGATTTCCCCCGGTGGGGGTTGACCAAGTTTTGGGCTTGTTGAAGGTGGTTCACAACATGGGCGGCAGGGTGGACGCCATGTTTGTGAACGACGCTGTGGACGTAGATCTTGGCGACTTGTCGCATGTAATAGACGCGGCGGAGATGCTTGGCTTGTTGAAGGCGGGGGGTGGCGACGTTGAGCTGACAGAGGAGGGGCGGGCCGCCGTGGAGATGCCGCTTAGGGAGTTCCAGAAGTACTTAAAAAAGAAGCTCCCCTCGGTGGAGCCCTTTTCTAGCCTGGTCAAGCTGGTGACCTCCAAGGAGAGGGTGGAGCTGGAGGAGTTGGTGAGCTACCTCCAGGGCCTCGGCTACGACGAGAGGGGCGCACGGAGAATTCTCAACTGGGCGGTATTCGCGCAGCTTGTGGAAATAGACGACGGGGAGTGGGTAATCCCAGCCTAG
- a CDS encoding ABC transporter ATP-binding protein produces the protein MALIEVVRVRKAYGKVVVFNDISIAIETGEFVALLGPSGCGKSTLLRILAGLEQPDSGEVRFKGQPVAGPRSEIALMFQTPTLLPWKTALDNVALPLVARGATWAEAREAAMRYLSLVGLSGFEEAYPKQLSGGMQQRVALARALAVEPEVLLLDEPFSALDPLTAESLRAELVRIWHENLSSVHTIVMVTHSVDEAVYVANRAIVLSPRPAKVVADVRIELPYPRNRRSPEFQKYVDLLYSYI, from the coding sequence ATGGCGCTGATAGAGGTAGTCAGGGTCAGGAAGGCGTATGGCAAAGTGGTAGTGTTCAACGACATAAGTATCGCAATAGAGACTGGGGAGTTCGTAGCGCTCCTAGGCCCCTCGGGTTGCGGGAAGTCCACCCTTCTGCGAATATTGGCGGGGCTTGAGCAACCCGACTCGGGCGAGGTCAGGTTTAAAGGACAGCCCGTGGCGGGGCCGAGGAGCGAGATAGCCCTGATGTTCCAGACGCCCACCCTGCTCCCCTGGAAAACAGCCCTCGACAATGTGGCCTTGCCGCTGGTGGCAAGAGGAGCCACGTGGGCAGAGGCCAGAGAGGCGGCTATGCGCTATCTCTCCCTAGTAGGGCTTTCGGGGTTCGAAGAGGCATATCCGAAACAGCTCTCCGGCGGCATGCAACAGAGGGTGGCGCTGGCGAGGGCCCTGGCAGTGGAGCCCGAGGTGCTACTCCTAGACGAGCCCTTCTCTGCGCTTGACCCCCTCACCGCAGAGAGCCTCCGCGCAGAGCTGGTGAGGATTTGGCACGAGAACCTCTCCTCTGTCCACACAATTGTGATGGTAACACACTCGGTAGACGAGGCCGTCTACGTGGCTAACAGAGCCATAGTCCTGAGCCCGCGGCCGGCCAAGGTGGTGGCAGACGTGAGGATAGAGCTCCCTTATCCCCGCAACAGGAGGAGCCCAGAATTCCAGAAATACGTAGACCTGCTGTACAGCTACATCTAG
- a CDS encoding DUF973 family protein, translating into MEFEALLKLRKGILYLIVAAIMVFAGFLAGLTSLFFAIAPFGEAPKPPLALSSVAVAVVALLVGLVLSLYAVFSKIRGGFRELSQVDRSFGICYTGTTLMLVGLILGIVGALLFIAFLAKALSTLPLGGLHHGGVFAMFILPLAVIVLGLIFAVLGSILAYVVGAFKLNDRYNDSLFLAAGILYIIDLVLTFVGLPAVLQFVGHILMYVALGRAAEGVKTQATNV; encoded by the coding sequence ATGGAATTTGAGGCACTATTAAAACTTCGTAAAGGAATTCTTTACTTAATAGTCGCTGCTATTATGGTTTTCGCAGGCTTCTTAGCGGGGTTGACATCTTTATTCTTTGCAATTGCGCCGTTTGGCGAGGCGCCCAAACCCCCACTTGCGTTAAGTTCAGTCGCGGTTGCGGTGGTAGCCCTCCTTGTAGGTCTTGTCCTGTCCCTTTACGCCGTGTTTAGCAAAATAAGAGGCGGCTTCCGGGAGCTCTCACAGGTGGACAGAAGCTTTGGGATATGCTACACCGGAACCACGTTGATGCTAGTAGGTCTAATTCTGGGGATAGTCGGGGCGTTGCTCTTCATCGCCTTTTTGGCCAAAGCCTTATCCACCTTACCGCTTGGTGGGCTCCACCACGGCGGTGTATTCGCCATGTTTATCCTCCCGCTGGCCGTAATAGTCTTGGGCCTCATATTTGCGGTTTTGGGCAGTATATTGGCCTACGTCGTCGGCGCGTTTAAGCTTAATGACAGGTATAACGACAGCTTGTTCCTCGCCGCAGGGATATTGTACATCATAGACTTGGTGCTCACCTTTGTAGGCCTTCCAGCAGTCTTGCAGTTCGTGGGCCATATACTGATGTACGTGGCGCTGGGCAGAGCCGCTGAGGGAGTCAAGACGCAAGCAACGAACGTCTAG
- the speE gene encoding polyamine aminopropyltransferase — MKKVPGPIVLVEPLSGNTSLLIKVNEVLAVRRSRYQEIMVVETEDYGRALILDDYIQSSYYDEAFYHESLVHPAMVTHPAPRDVLILGGGEGATLREVLKHPTVEKAVMVDIDGDVVELSKRFLPQMHQGAFDSPRAEVVIEDGFVYVKRALEEGRKFDVVIMDLTDPYSSEIAKQLYTAEFINQIMKLLRGDGIMVTQAGNSFYFPEAYDMVLSAVKANFPVVAEYNVWIPSFGYAVNYILGSLKYDPRALPAEEVDKRLADRGVKTRFYTGRAHVALMNMPVYRRLR, encoded by the coding sequence ATGAAAAAGGTGCCTGGCCCGATAGTGTTGGTTGAGCCTCTCAGCGGAAACACGTCGCTGTTGATAAAGGTAAACGAGGTTTTGGCTGTGAGAAGATCTAGGTACCAGGAGATTATGGTTGTAGAGACAGAAGACTACGGCAGGGCCCTGATTCTTGACGACTACATCCAGTCTTCCTACTACGACGAGGCTTTCTACCACGAGAGCCTTGTGCACCCCGCCATGGTGACGCACCCAGCTCCGAGGGACGTGTTGATTCTGGGAGGCGGCGAGGGCGCCACCCTCCGGGAGGTGTTGAAACACCCCACCGTGGAGAAGGCGGTCATGGTAGACATAGACGGGGACGTGGTCGAACTGTCGAAGAGGTTTTTGCCGCAGATGCACCAGGGCGCCTTTGACAGCCCCCGTGCCGAGGTGGTGATTGAGGACGGGTTCGTCTACGTCAAGCGGGCGCTGGAAGAAGGCCGCAAATTCGACGTAGTGATCATGGACCTCACCGATCCATACAGTTCGGAGATAGCAAAACAGCTGTACACGGCTGAGTTCATAAACCAGATTATGAAACTACTCCGCGGAGACGGGATCATGGTGACGCAGGCAGGCAACAGCTTCTACTTCCCCGAGGCCTATGACATGGTCCTCAGCGCGGTGAAGGCAAACTTCCCAGTAGTGGCTGAGTACAACGTCTGGATCCCGTCCTTCGGCTACGCCGTGAACTACATACTGGGCTCGCTTAAGTACGATCCCCGAGCCTTACCTGCAGAGGAAGTGGACAAGAGGCTGGCTGACAGGGGGGTCAAAACGCGCTTCTACACCGGGAGGGCCCACGTCGCCCTAATGAACATGCCTGTGTACAGAAGGCTTAGGTAG
- a CDS encoding zinc ribbon domain-containing protein, giving the protein MFTYYLRCDAEKAREALDGDYKVVDLGGAVRVVESFITLYAGDVPLCMYKSWRMTYTDYQIYGLASAEVFVRKDGVLVRLVRADEKVGLPELVEGSPLVVHAMDVNENGVMYRVFRIGGYVELAARGVAGGIKEAFHPKKGVNLLIVDLPISPKFQHLLGEVFDLAREHFVELHTTMLSDVCPLCGGRMEKRGRLVRCPQCKVQLSRDVNAVWALARNIVRRLGREQQLAELREIFRLYYPNV; this is encoded by the coding sequence GTGTTCACCTACTACCTCCGATGCGATGCTGAAAAGGCGAGGGAGGCGCTGGATGGGGACTACAAAGTGGTGGACCTCGGCGGCGCGGTGAGGGTGGTAGAGAGCTTTATTACTCTGTACGCCGGCGACGTGCCGCTCTGCATGTACAAGAGCTGGCGCATGACCTACACCGACTACCAAATCTACGGCCTCGCCAGCGCAGAGGTTTTTGTCAGGAAAGACGGCGTATTGGTGAGGCTGGTGAGGGCCGACGAGAAGGTAGGCCTCCCAGAGCTAGTCGAGGGGTCGCCCCTAGTGGTCCACGCCATGGACGTCAACGAAAACGGCGTGATGTACCGCGTCTTCAGGATAGGCGGCTACGTGGAGCTGGCGGCGAGGGGAGTCGCTGGCGGGATAAAAGAGGCCTTCCACCCCAAGAAGGGGGTAAACCTGCTCATCGTCGACTTGCCCATCTCGCCGAAGTTCCAGCACCTTCTAGGAGAGGTGTTCGACTTGGCGAGGGAGCACTTCGTCGAGCTCCACACCACGATGCTCTCCGACGTGTGCCCCCTGTGCGGGGGCCGGATGGAGAAAAGGGGGAGGCTGGTGCGGTGCCCCCAGTGCAAGGTGCAACTCAGCCGCGACGTAAACGCGGTTTGGGCCCTGGCGAGGAACATCGTGAGGAGGCTCGGCAGGGAGCAACAGCTGGCGGAGCTGAGGGAGATATTCCGCCTGTACTACCCCAACGTCTGA
- the rnhA gene encoding ribonuclease HI — MRCVAYVDGACEPVNPGGVGGYGFVIYAEGRAVAEGLGVACCCTALCTNNVAEYKAVIAALRRAAELGCRSVKIRSDSQLVVYQLTGVYRVHAPHLAELLEEVKRATSQFAEFSAEWVPRERNKRADRLSKLAICRHIRDDEEARRLFGDALATERQIAYLKALGVEPGDCLLKREASELISKAQRRRRQTLG; from the coding sequence GTGAGGTGCGTTGCCTATGTGGATGGGGCGTGTGAGCCGGTTAACCCGGGCGGCGTCGGGGGGTACGGCTTTGTCATATACGCAGAGGGCAGGGCCGTGGCAGAGGGGCTAGGCGTGGCTTGTTGTTGCACTGCGCTGTGCACAAACAACGTGGCTGAGTACAAGGCGGTGATAGCCGCGTTGCGGAGAGCGGCGGAGCTGGGGTGCCGCTCGGTCAAGATTAGGAGCGACTCCCAGCTGGTGGTGTACCAGCTAACCGGCGTCTACAGGGTACACGCGCCTCACCTCGCCGAGTTGCTAGAAGAGGTGAAGAGGGCTACGTCGCAGTTCGCCGAGTTCTCCGCCGAGTGGGTGCCGCGGGAGAGGAATAAGAGGGCCGACAGGCTGAGCAAGCTGGCGATATGCCGCCACATAAGAGACGACGAGGAGGCGCGCCGCCTCTTCGGAGATGCCCTCGCCACTGAGAGGCAGATCGCCTACCTAAAAGCCCTCGGCGTGGAACCGGGGGACTGCCTCCTCAAGCGGGAGGCCTCGGAGCTGATCTCAAAGGCGCAGAGGCGCCGCCGTCAGACGTTGGGGTAG